One genomic region from Sciurus carolinensis chromosome 2, mSciCar1.2, whole genome shotgun sequence encodes:
- the LOC124976911 gene encoding olfactory receptor 11G2-like, with protein sequence MKSFSSPSNSSTITGFILLGFPGPREEQILLFVLFSTVYLLTLMGNGSIICAVHWDQRLHTPMYILLANFSFLEIWYVTSTVPNMLANFLSGTKAISFSGCFLQFYFFFSLGSAECFFLAVMAFDQYLAICRPLHYPTLMTGRLCNILVATCWALGFLWFPVPIIIISQMSFCGSRIIDHFLCDPGPLLALTCSRAPVMEFFWMILSSLLLFIPFLFIMGSYALVLRAVLRVPSSAGRRKAFSTCGSHLTVVSLFYGSVMIMYLSPTSEHEAGMQKLVTLFYSVGTPFINPVIYSLRNKDMKHALWKFLET encoded by the coding sequence ATGAAATCCTTCAGCTCCCCCAGCAACTCCAGCACCATCACTGGCTTCATCCTCCTGGGCTTCCCTGGGCCCAGGGAGGAGCAGATCCTCCTCTTTGTGCTCTTCTCCACTGTCTACCTCCTGACCCTCATGGGCAATGGTTCCATCATCTGTGCTGTGCACTGGGATCAGAgactccacacccccatgtacatCCTGCTGGCCAACTTCTCCTTCTTGGAGATCTGGTATGTCACCTCCACGGTCCCCAACATGCTGGCCAACTTCCTGTCTGGCACCAAGGCCATCTCCTTCTCTGGGTGCTTCCTCcagttctatttcttcttctccttgggCTCTGCAGAATGCTTTTTCCTGGCAGTTATGGCATTTGATCAGTACCTGGCCATCTGCAGGCCCCTACACTACCCTACTCTTATGACTGGGCGTCTCTGCAACATCCTCGTGGCCACCTGCTGGGCACTTGGTTTCCTCTGGTTCCCAGTCCCTATCATCATCATTTCCCAGATGTCCTTCTGTGGATCCAGGATTATTGACCACTTCCTGTGTGATCCAGGTCCTCTGTtagccctcacctgttccagagCCCCAGTGATGGAATTCTTCTGGATGATACTAAGTTCTCTGCTCCTGtttattccctttctttttatCATGGGGTCCTATGCTCTGGTCCTCAGGGCTGTATTGAGAGTTCCTTCCTCAGCTGGGCGAAGAAAAGCTTTCTCCACATGCGGATCCCATCTGACTGTAGTTTCACTCTTCTACGGCTCAGTGATGATCATGTACCTGAGCCCAACATCTGAGCATGAAGCTGGAATGCAGAAACTTGTTACCTTGTTTTATTCTGTAGGAACCCCATTCATAAATCCTGTGATCTATAGCCTGAGGAACAAAGATATGAAGCATGCCCTTtggaaatttttagaaacataa